Within the Candidatus Lokiarchaeota archaeon genome, the region GAGCGTTTGTTCCCCATGAAGGTTTTGTTTGAACGAATATGGGAGCTTGCGTGATGAAACTGTTTAAGAAATCAAACTGAACCTGAACACATAATGAAACCCCTTTCAGCACTACTCGTCCAACGCCGAGAATATGGTGAACCTAGTCTCTTAGATGAATTTGAATCAATAGCCACATCTGCAGGTTATGACGTAGTTGGAGAATTTGACATAATTGGTGCTGAACATGGTAGATTTGGTATTAGCATAGGAAAAGCAGACGAGATAGACGAATGGATTCGAGTTCACGAACCAGCTTTCGTGCTATTTTCACCCCATCTCAAATCAACTCAGATGTTTCGTCTCATGGAAAAATGGGATGTTGAAGTACGAGATCGTCCACAGGTCATTTTAGAGATATTTTCAAGACATGCTCAGACAAGACAAGCAAAGCTCCAGATTGAACAGGCCCGACTGGAATACGAACTCCCTTTCATGAAGCACCAAGCACGAATGCGTCTTCAACGTGAACACACAGGAGATAGACCTACGGCGCAACAAATTGGTGCTGGGGAGGATATTCTGAATCTGAGGTTGAATCAGATACAGAATCGTTTGGCGAAAATACGCGAGAAACTCGATAAGATTTCTGATGTCCAAAAACTCAAGAAAAAACGGAGAAATGACTTGGGCTTTGCAGAGGTGACCTTGGCAGGCTACACTAATGCTGGCAAGAGCACATTGCATGCCAAGCTAACGGATTCTAATGCGGAAATTGCTGATGAACTTTTCACTACGCTTTCCACGAAAGCATCAAGAATCTCTATACCTGGCAGAGATGTTGTCCTGACAGATTCAGTCGGTTTCATAAGTGACCTTCCCCCCAAGTTGTTTCAGGCATTCGATACTACACTCATGGAAATAACGGATGCTGATGTGATTGTGCTTGTGGTCGATGCTTCAGATTCGCTTGCTGAGATGGAAAGAAAAATTCGAACCTGCATGGAAACCTTTGGCAGGATTGGAGTAAATTCGATACCTATTGTGGCGGCGCTCAATAAGATTGACTTGGTTCCCGATAAAATACGCAATCATAGGAAGGCAGTCCTTGAATCAAGTTTTGAGCAAGTCATCCCAATATCTGCTAAGAACGAGAAACATCTTGATGTTCTACTGAGGGCAGTTCAAAATGCATTG harbors:
- the hflX gene encoding GTPase HflX; this encodes MKPLSALLVQRREYGEPSLLDEFESIATSAGYDVVGEFDIIGAEHGRFGISIGKADEIDEWIRVHEPAFVLFSPHLKSTQMFRLMEKWDVEVRDRPQVILEIFSRHAQTRQAKLQIEQARLEYELPFMKHQARMRLQREHTGDRPTAQQIGAGEDILNLRLNQIQNRLAKIREKLDKISDVQKLKKKRRNDLGFAEVTLAGYTNAGKSTLHAKLTDSNAEIADELFTTLSTKASRISIPGRDVVLTDSVGFISDLPPKLFQAFDTTLMEITDADVIVLVVDASDSLAEMERKIRTCMETFGRIGVNSIPIVAALNKIDLVPDKIRNHRKAVLESSFEQVIPISAKNEKHLDVLLRAVQNALPELHKYSLSVPNNDKSMSFISWLHDVGEVENQSFEGDTIRLQASITPKNAKQMMNNLPGGKAERLN